A genomic stretch from Pseudomonas mendocina includes:
- a CDS encoding paraquat-inducible protein A: MADQATPEPTSELNLNELIACHECDLLLRKPPFEVGQRVECPRCGFELYTHRVQVIKRSLALVIAALLLYVPANFLPIMQLSLLGQSTQDTIWSGVLGLYDSGMREIAALVFLCSMAIPLLKLLCQFAVLLSIQLDFGRSYGLLFYRIYHQLREWGMLEVYLMGILVAIVKLVDLAELSIGLGLGCFVALLLVQIWLEVTMSPQQIWQALAGEDSHASH, encoded by the coding sequence ATGGCTGATCAGGCAACACCTGAGCCTACTTCAGAGCTTAATCTCAACGAACTAATCGCCTGCCACGAATGTGACCTTTTGCTGCGTAAGCCGCCGTTTGAGGTGGGACAGCGAGTGGAATGTCCGCGCTGTGGTTTCGAGCTGTATACCCATCGTGTCCAGGTTATTAAACGCAGTTTGGCGTTGGTAATCGCTGCGCTTCTGCTGTACGTGCCTGCCAATTTTTTACCGATCATGCAGCTCAGTTTGTTGGGCCAATCTACTCAAGACACCATCTGGTCTGGTGTATTAGGCCTCTATGATAGTGGCATGCGTGAAATTGCGGCTTTGGTCTTCCTCTGCAGCATGGCTATCCCACTGCTTAAGCTGCTCTGTCAGTTTGCGGTGTTGCTAAGCATCCAGCTGGATTTCGGCCGCAGTTACGGACTTCTCTTTTATAGGATTTACCACCAGCTACGTGAGTGGGGGATGCTTGAGGTGTACCTCATGGGCATTTTGGTGGCTATTGTTAAGTTAGTGGATCTTGCAGAGCTAAGTATTGGTTTGGGGCTTGGCTGCTTCGTGGCGCTGTTGTTGGTGCAGATTTGGCTTGAAGTGACAATGTCGCCGCAGCAAATCTGGCAGGCATTGGCTGGGGAGGACTCGCATGCGAGCCATTGA
- a CDS encoding paraquat-inducible protein A: MRAIDAGLLICHECHQLNRHDPEAHPQLCTRCGAHVHARRPNSLVRTWALLITAAVLYIPANLLPIMTVNSLGSGQSDTIMSGVLELVHLGMFPIAAVVFIASILVPTFKLVGIALLLYSVQRHQPMSARQRILMYRFIEWIGRWSMLDIFVIAVLVAVVNFGSLASILPGYGATAFASVVVLTMLAALTFDPRLIWDNTELDDPHE, from the coding sequence ATGCGAGCCATTGATGCAGGGCTGCTTATTTGCCATGAGTGTCACCAGCTTAACCGCCATGATCCTGAGGCGCACCCTCAGCTGTGTACTCGGTGCGGCGCTCATGTGCATGCGCGGCGCCCTAATAGCCTTGTGCGGACATGGGCGCTGCTCATCACCGCGGCTGTGCTGTACATACCAGCGAATCTGTTGCCGATCATGACGGTGAATTCACTGGGCAGTGGCCAGTCAGACACGATCATGTCAGGGGTGCTTGAGTTGGTGCACTTGGGGATGTTCCCTATTGCTGCCGTGGTCTTTATTGCCAGTATCTTGGTGCCTACGTTTAAGTTGGTAGGCATCGCGCTGTTGTTGTATTCGGTTCAGCGTCATCAACCGATGTCCGCACGGCAACGCATCCTTATGTACCGCTTTATCGAGTGGATTGGGCGTTGGTCGATGCTGGATATCTTTGTGATCGCTGTTTTGGTTGCCGTGGTTAATTTCGGCAGCCTCGCCAGTATCTTGCCCGGATACGGTGCAACAGCTTTTGCCAGCGTGGTGGTGCTCACTATGTTGGCTGCTCTTACGTTCGACCCTCGATTGATTTGGGATAACACGGAATTGGATGACCCGCATGAATGA
- a CDS encoding MlaD family protein — protein MNDLPMAKARPASSWSAIWILPLIALAIGGWLGWRAYNDAGIMIEVTFPTGEGLQAGKTEVIYKGMSVGKVVELELDEDGSRQGVRATVEMSKSSETHLRENTQFWLVKPRVSLAGISGIETLMSGNYIAVTPGTGESKRKFTALSDEPPLADTEPGLHLTLKAERLGSLNRDSPVFYKQIQVGRVKSYRLMDDHQQVEVKIFIQPEYASLVRKHTRFWNASGVTVQAGLSGVSIRTESLATIVAGGIAFATPDNRKDSPATDPQFPFRLYDDFEAAQAGIKVSLQLSDFDGLEPGRTPVMYKGIQVGFMKTFKIDDNLTSAHVELLLDPRTEDYLIEGTEFWTVKPSISLAGITGLEALVKGNYIAVRPGKKGGAARREFVARAKAPPLDLSAPGMHLALYSDSRGSLEVGSPILFRQIRVGSVQSVQLSRDNSQVAFGVHIEPEYVHLINMSTRFWNTSGITLKGGLSGVEVKAESLQTLLAGGISFDTPDAKAAPITKRVQRFNLYESQDKAQEKGTAVTIRVPDGDGLRPGTAIRYKGLDVGKVDKVEFTDDLQAVLLHARITQAEKQITQAGTQFWVVKPEVSLTRAANLGTLVTGQYLEVRPAARPGQVQTKFIALAAPPAENVREEGLRLVLSTERRGSIKPGVLVSYREIPVGKVTGYELGPTSDRVLIHILIEPRYAPLVRSGSRFWNASGIGVDAGLFKGVKVRTESLEALIEGGIAFASPDNPDMGGPALPGQTFALHEDVNEEWLKWAPKIKLDQ, from the coding sequence ATGAATGATCTACCCATGGCTAAAGCTCGTCCTGCATCAAGTTGGTCGGCTATCTGGATATTGCCGCTGATTGCACTGGCTATCGGTGGGTGGTTGGGCTGGAGGGCCTATAACGACGCGGGCATCATGATTGAGGTGACCTTTCCTACAGGGGAAGGGTTACAAGCAGGTAAGACCGAAGTCATCTACAAAGGGATGTCGGTGGGTAAAGTTGTTGAGCTTGAACTGGATGAAGATGGTAGTCGTCAGGGGGTTCGTGCCACGGTTGAAATGAGTAAGAGCAGTGAAACTCACTTACGTGAAAATACTCAGTTTTGGCTTGTCAAACCAAGGGTTTCACTCGCTGGTATCAGCGGTATTGAGACTTTGATGTCAGGTAACTACATTGCTGTAACTCCAGGTACTGGTGAGTCCAAGCGCAAGTTCACTGCACTGTCAGACGAGCCGCCATTAGCTGATACTGAGCCAGGTTTGCACCTCACACTGAAAGCTGAGCGGCTTGGATCTCTGAACCGTGACAGTCCTGTTTTCTACAAGCAAATACAAGTTGGCCGGGTGAAAAGCTACAGGTTGATGGATGACCATCAGCAGGTTGAAGTGAAAATCTTCATCCAGCCTGAGTACGCTTCCCTAGTTCGTAAACACACACGCTTCTGGAATGCCAGTGGCGTTACTGTGCAGGCGGGCCTGTCAGGCGTCAGCATACGTACGGAGTCGCTGGCCACCATCGTGGCCGGTGGTATTGCGTTTGCCACTCCTGATAACCGTAAGGACAGCCCGGCGACTGATCCTCAGTTCCCGTTCCGTTTATATGACGATTTTGAGGCTGCGCAGGCTGGGATTAAGGTTTCGCTCCAGTTGAGTGATTTTGATGGTCTGGAACCTGGACGCACTCCGGTGATGTACAAGGGTATACAGGTTGGTTTTATGAAAACCTTCAAGATCGACGATAACCTGACCAGTGCCCACGTTGAGTTGCTGCTTGACCCACGTACCGAGGATTACCTCATAGAGGGTACCGAGTTCTGGACCGTAAAACCGTCGATTTCTTTGGCCGGTATTACCGGTCTAGAAGCCCTTGTTAAAGGAAATTACATTGCCGTAAGGCCAGGAAAAAAAGGAGGCGCGGCCCGGCGTGAGTTTGTGGCACGTGCCAAGGCGCCACCGCTCGATCTTTCAGCGCCTGGAATGCACTTGGCTTTATATAGCGACAGTCGGGGTTCGCTGGAGGTAGGAAGCCCGATTTTGTTCCGACAAATCCGAGTCGGCTCAGTGCAGAGTGTTCAGCTTTCTCGTGATAATTCACAGGTGGCTTTCGGTGTTCATATCGAGCCTGAGTATGTGCACTTGATCAACATGAGTACCCGGTTCTGGAATACCAGTGGAATTACCCTCAAGGGTGGTTTATCGGGTGTTGAGGTCAAGGCTGAATCGCTGCAGACATTGTTGGCTGGAGGGATTTCTTTCGACACGCCAGATGCTAAGGCAGCGCCGATCACCAAGCGTGTACAACGTTTCAACCTGTATGAAAGCCAAGACAAAGCTCAGGAGAAGGGTACTGCAGTCACCATCCGCGTACCTGATGGTGACGGGCTTCGTCCTGGGACTGCGATCCGCTACAAAGGGCTTGATGTCGGTAAGGTGGACAAAGTCGAGTTCACCGATGATTTGCAGGCGGTATTGCTGCATGCCCGCATTACGCAGGCTGAGAAGCAGATCACCCAGGCAGGTACCCAGTTCTGGGTTGTTAAGCCTGAGGTGAGCCTGACCCGTGCTGCTAATCTCGGTACCTTAGTAACCGGACAGTATCTTGAGGTGCGCCCAGCTGCACGCCCAGGCCAGGTGCAGACTAAGTTTATTGCGCTGGCTGCGCCTCCAGCGGAGAACGTACGTGAAGAGGGGCTGCGTTTGGTGTTAAGCACTGAGCGTCGTGGTTCGATTAAGCCGGGTGTACTGGTCAGCTACCGGGAGATTCCGGTGGGTAAGGTCACCGGTTACGAACTCGGTCCTACTTCTGATCGTGTGCTGATTCATATCCTGATTGAGCCCCGTTATGCGCCTCTGGTGCGTTCTGGCAGCCGTTTCTGGAATGCCAGTGGCATCGGTGTGGATGCAGGGCTGTTTAAGGGCGTTAAGGTGCGCACTGAGTCCCTTGAAGCGCTGATCGAGGGCGGTATTGCCTTTGCTTCACCGGATAACCCAGATATGGGGGGGCCAGCACTGCCGGGCCAGACATTCGCATTACACGAGGATGTGAATGAGGAGTGGTTGAAGTGGGCACCAAAGATCAAGCTGGATCAGTAA
- the mksF gene encoding Mks condensin complex protein MksF, producing MSQERFGIRRFALLNTAGYSLGLFPLENPLSVYGANNLGKSASINALQFPILARMSDMSFGKYSLEQSRKFYFASDTSYILVEVALPHGPHVIGVAGRGPGGGFGHQFFAYQGTLDLDHYQKNGTCLRQRELFNNLEREGIKAYELKPEELRRLLVGGHTSIPLDLTLIPLRSTSEQSLKTFRALFINLLHMREITAAKLKQLFLDAFEHSLRSGSVDYIAATEEAFRDVRRMEQDYQALVTAGPLIEALSSGVAQRDLLRGKLHRLSPLLDSLLGTWHDYAGARREELVIQAEHYRNEQDSLQNEQRGGTQELMRMERAISDIQRWLGELAVLKNRFALVEDAKVLEAQLLAAKDAHDELAGALAQSRQFSAEDLDERLRDLEKRLKSVKQQLDHADNNSYSRLREEFSQQDVDRLMRLFNGQLFSLPLGEKGIQMDEDGAWVKSLEQILDSFNGDQFEVPGLSINLSQIEPPTLQALADRAALRDQKDRLERELKQLKTQQSVAADRAASKAQAEQLYQAVLDAQKALEDFRKSQTLTAEEPSKLEQLAELEAAQDELKRSSDAFTERVQQLSAKLQLVGRQLADLEAKERTLEDALRRRQLLPQDLPFGTPYMDPVDDSLDNLLPLLNDYQDSWQGLQRIDGQIEALYAQIRLKGVAKFDSEDDVERRLQLLVNAYAHRQDEALTLAKARRAAVTDIARTLRNIRSDYDNLEHQLALFNREINKRQVSNLESFRIVLAPNKDALRHIDQIIHSAGQYEEGETLSVFDLQQSSEQDSKNEEAKEYLARLVAANHNQLGLKDLFELAFEITKVHGQPVIHTDIDGAASNGTTMTIKALTNMYLLLHLMDRDQAGKVRLPYYLDEAADIDEKNQQALIETSLQLGFVPILASVKPQVSAHVAIDLEGGSGPNGIYIDEADWKYIRRRDDVTTPEQTAEAEPA from the coding sequence ATGAGCCAGGAACGCTTTGGCATTCGCCGTTTTGCCCTGTTGAACACCGCCGGTTACAGCCTTGGCCTGTTCCCGCTGGAAAACCCGTTGTCGGTGTACGGCGCCAACAACCTGGGTAAATCCGCCTCGATCAACGCACTGCAATTCCCGATTCTGGCGCGCATGTCCGACATGAGCTTCGGCAAATACAGCCTGGAACAGTCACGCAAATTCTACTTCGCCAGCGATACCAGCTACATCCTTGTCGAAGTCGCCCTGCCCCACGGCCCTCACGTGATCGGAGTAGCCGGTCGCGGCCCCGGCGGCGGTTTCGGTCACCAGTTCTTCGCCTACCAAGGCACGCTGGATCTGGATCACTACCAGAAGAACGGCACCTGCCTGCGTCAGCGCGAGCTGTTCAACAACCTTGAGCGCGAAGGCATCAAAGCCTACGAGCTGAAGCCCGAAGAACTGCGCCGCCTGCTGGTGGGCGGTCACACCAGCATCCCCCTGGACCTGACCCTGATTCCGCTGCGTTCCACCAGTGAACAGAGCCTGAAGACTTTCCGCGCCCTGTTCATCAACCTGCTGCACATGCGCGAAATCACGGCAGCTAAGCTCAAGCAGTTGTTCCTTGATGCCTTCGAACACAGCCTGCGCTCCGGCAGCGTCGACTACATCGCCGCCACCGAAGAAGCCTTCCGCGACGTGCGCCGCATGGAACAGGACTATCAAGCCCTGGTTACCGCCGGGCCGCTGATTGAGGCGCTGTCCTCCGGCGTTGCCCAGCGTGATCTGCTGCGCGGTAAGCTGCATCGTCTGTCACCTCTGCTCGACTCCCTGCTCGGCACCTGGCACGACTACGCCGGCGCCCGCCGTGAAGAGCTGGTGATTCAGGCCGAACACTACCGCAACGAACAGGACAGCCTGCAAAACGAGCAGCGCGGCGGCACCCAAGAACTGATGCGCATGGAGCGGGCTATCAGCGACATCCAGCGCTGGCTGGGTGAACTGGCTGTGCTGAAAAACCGCTTTGCGCTGGTTGAGGACGCTAAGGTTCTCGAAGCCCAGTTGCTCGCCGCCAAAGATGCCCACGACGAACTCGCCGGTGCACTGGCTCAGTCCCGCCAGTTCTCTGCCGAAGACCTCGACGAGCGTCTGCGCGATCTGGAAAAACGCCTCAAGTCGGTCAAGCAGCAGCTCGACCACGCCGATAACAACAGCTACTCGCGCCTGCGTGAGGAGTTCAGCCAGCAGGATGTGGATCGCCTGATGCGCCTGTTCAACGGCCAGCTATTTAGCCTGCCACTGGGCGAGAAAGGTATCCAGATGGATGAAGACGGCGCTTGGGTTAAGTCGCTGGAGCAGATTCTCGACAGCTTCAACGGCGACCAATTTGAAGTGCCCGGCCTGTCCATCAATCTCTCGCAGATCGAACCGCCGACATTGCAAGCCCTAGCTGACCGCGCCGCCCTGCGCGATCAGAAAGACCGCCTGGAACGCGAACTGAAACAGCTGAAGACTCAGCAAAGCGTCGCCGCCGACCGTGCCGCCAGCAAGGCCCAAGCCGAGCAGCTGTACCAGGCTGTGCTGGATGCACAGAAGGCGCTGGAAGACTTCCGCAAATCGCAAACCCTGACCGCTGAAGAGCCCTCGAAACTGGAGCAGCTGGCTGAGCTGGAAGCCGCTCAAGACGAACTCAAGCGTTCCTCCGATGCCTTTACCGAGCGCGTTCAGCAGCTGTCCGCCAAGCTGCAACTGGTGGGCCGCCAACTGGCCGATCTGGAAGCCAAAGAACGCACACTGGAAGACGCCCTGCGCCGCCGCCAGTTGCTGCCGCAAGACCTGCCATTCGGTACGCCGTATATGGACCCGGTCGACGACAGCCTCGACAACCTGCTGCCGCTGCTCAATGACTACCAAGACTCATGGCAAGGCCTGCAACGCATCGACGGGCAGATCGAAGCGCTCTACGCACAGATCCGCCTGAAAGGTGTGGCCAAGTTCGACAGCGAAGACGACGTCGAGCGCCGCCTGCAGTTGCTGGTCAACGCCTATGCCCACCGTCAGGATGAAGCCCTGACCCTGGCCAAGGCCCGCCGTGCAGCGGTCACTGACATTGCCCGTACCCTGCGCAACATCCGCAGCGACTACGACAACCTGGAACACCAGTTGGCCCTGTTCAACCGCGAGATCAACAAACGGCAGGTTTCCAACCTGGAAAGCTTCCGTATCGTCCTCGCGCCAAACAAGGATGCCCTGCGTCATATCGACCAGATCATCCACAGCGCCGGTCAGTACGAAGAAGGCGAAACCCTCTCTGTGTTCGACCTGCAACAGAGCAGCGAGCAGGACAGCAAGAACGAGGAAGCCAAGGAGTACCTGGCCCGCCTTGTAGCCGCCAACCATAACCAGCTTGGCCTGAAAGACCTGTTCGAGCTGGCCTTCGAAATCACCAAAGTCCACGGTCAGCCGGTTATCCACACCGACATTGATGGCGCCGCCTCTAACGGCACCACCATGACCATCAAGGCGCTGACCAACATGTACCTGTTGCTGCACCTGATGGATCGCGACCAAGCCGGTAAAGTGCGCCTGCCGTACTACCTCGACGAAGCAGCAGATATCGACGAGAAGAACCAGCAAGCGCTGATCGAAACCAGCCTGCAGTTGGGCTTCGTGCCGATTCTGGCCTCGGTGAAACCGCAGGTTTCTGCCCACGTCGCCATCGACCTGGAAGGCGGCAGCGGCCCGAATGGCATCTACATCGACGAGGCGGACTGGAAATACATTCGCCGTCGCGACGACGTAACCACTCCGGAGCAAACCGCTGAGGCAGAGCCTGCCTGA
- the mksE gene encoding Mks condensin complex protein MksE, translating into MNIDLKELSHLAPIFRELFKGYHISRNTPELYTQLTNFQDQYRALFKALGYELTCDSRGFYYFIPEQMGAQVNKTAQRLALFTFILVEHLADQGRDPLSVLDGGSLGRDELPPLLEKYRDLFLQAEVTTQDELEEKVMRRLTQLGFAGEENGVYRFLAPMHRFLDVCLSVQQDRDLAASLHSSLPLPTPVLQTEDDEDEIIRLEEPEDESEEDALARAMAEERAAQEDDV; encoded by the coding sequence ATGAATATCGACCTGAAAGAACTCTCCCACCTCGCCCCTATCTTCCGCGAGTTGTTCAAGGGCTATCACATCAGCCGTAACACCCCCGAGCTGTACACCCAGCTGACCAATTTTCAAGACCAGTACCGAGCGCTGTTCAAAGCCCTAGGTTATGAACTGACCTGCGACAGCCGTGGTTTTTATTACTTCATCCCGGAACAAATGGGTGCTCAGGTCAACAAGACCGCTCAGCGTCTGGCCCTGTTTACCTTCATTCTGGTGGAGCACCTGGCCGATCAGGGGCGCGACCCGCTGTCTGTACTGGATGGCGGCAGCCTTGGTCGCGACGAACTGCCTCCGCTGCTGGAGAAATACCGCGACTTGTTCCTGCAGGCCGAAGTCACTACCCAAGACGAGCTGGAAGAAAAAGTCATGCGCCGCCTGACCCAGCTCGGTTTTGCCGGTGAAGAAAACGGCGTGTACCGTTTCCTCGCCCCCATGCACCGTTTCCTTGATGTGTGCCTGAGCGTGCAGCAAGACCGTGACTTGGCCGCCAGCCTGCACAGCAGCCTGCCGCTGCCGACACCTGTACTGCAAACCGAAGACGATGAAGACGAGATCATCCGCCTGGAAGAGCCAGAGGATGAATCCGAAGAAGACGCTCTGGCCCGCGCCATGGCCGAAGAACGTGCCGCCCAAGAGGATGATGTATGA
- the mksB gene encoding Mks condensin complex protein MksB gives MIEPKRVLRALAEHWTLLEPLCEHFDTGTLSLIELRSQLNAQLPDGTPTDITSLLDQWIRLDILVPVAKSPNRFELNAQIHDFLSYLRREHRLGLCLEIEAYLRHLERLAEYIREAFEVRDPADLARQLRLLDMRVRDVLKKLNNDEQALIAVAERAKTSDRQIPLRQRYAEVLATWDEYVEPMIQLVAADGAFEQGVYRVEHVLLRLLSEQQRLGQLVDDDLLLRTHARILEMQTTAQLTLRRARELLLPLREEARRHNAVTRGAALALSVIRKKGLDAVPQAAMPLFTRPQSTFLGTASQVEAYVYALARFEPKPAQFPKSHGSRKGPGPRAPRTAREMIERCEQALPLPDLMTWLLEQEPEGATDELLYWFSRLSRDGRFQRDRLERKTYLTREHQVSLSSYALIKPAGNTAQ, from the coding sequence ATGATTGAGCCAAAGCGCGTTTTGCGCGCCCTTGCCGAACACTGGACGTTACTGGAGCCGCTCTGCGAGCACTTCGACACAGGCACACTGAGCCTGATTGAATTGCGCAGCCAGCTGAATGCCCAGCTTCCGGATGGCACGCCCACCGACATCACCAGCCTGCTCGACCAGTGGATCCGTCTGGATATTCTGGTGCCGGTCGCTAAGAGCCCGAACCGGTTCGAGCTGAACGCGCAGATCCACGATTTCCTCTCCTACCTGCGGCGTGAACACCGCTTGGGCCTGTGCCTGGAGATCGAAGCCTACCTGCGCCACCTTGAACGTCTGGCTGAATACATCCGCGAAGCCTTCGAAGTGCGTGACCCGGCTGATCTGGCCCGGCAACTGCGCCTGCTCGACATGCGCGTGCGTGACGTCCTTAAAAAGCTCAACAACGACGAGCAAGCGCTGATCGCTGTAGCCGAGCGAGCCAAGACTTCAGACCGGCAGATTCCACTGCGTCAGCGTTACGCTGAAGTGCTGGCCACCTGGGACGAATACGTCGAGCCGATGATCCAGCTGGTGGCCGCCGACGGAGCTTTCGAGCAAGGCGTATACCGCGTTGAGCACGTTCTGCTGCGTCTGCTCAGCGAACAGCAGCGCCTCGGCCAACTGGTCGACGACGACCTGCTGCTACGCACCCACGCCCGTATTCTGGAAATGCAGACCACCGCCCAGCTCACCCTGCGTCGCGCCCGCGAACTGCTGTTGCCGCTGCGTGAAGAAGCGCGCCGGCACAACGCCGTAACCCGTGGCGCCGCACTGGCCCTGTCGGTGATCCGCAAAAAAGGCCTGGATGCCGTACCGCAAGCGGCCATGCCATTGTTTACCCGGCCGCAAAGCACCTTCCTCGGCACGGCCTCGCAAGTTGAAGCTTACGTCTACGCCTTGGCACGCTTTGAGCCGAAACCGGCGCAGTTCCCCAAATCCCATGGCAGCCGCAAGGGGCCAGGGCCAAGGGCACCACGCACCGCACGGGAGATGATCGAACGTTGCGAACAGGCCCTGCCATTGCCGGATCTGATGACCTGGCTGCTGGAGCAGGAGCCGGAAGGCGCCACCGACGAGCTGCTCTACTGGTTCTCGCGCCTGTCCCGCGACGGCCGCTTCCAGCGTGACCGCCTTGAGCGCAAGACCTACCTAACCCGCGAGCATCAGGTCAGCCTGAGCTCATACGCCCTGATCAAGCCGGCCGGGAACACCGCACAATGA
- a CDS encoding carboxynorspermidine decarboxylase — MIKTPYYLIDKQKLLVNLEKIAYVRENSGAKALLALKCFATWSVFDLMQQYMDGTTSSSLYELKLGRQKFAGETHAYSVAWADDEIEEMVENCDKIIFNSIGQLERFADKTEGKIRGLRVNPQVSSSDYLLADPARPFSRLGEWDPAKIEAVMDKITGFMFHNNCENSSFELFDKMLTTIEERFGHLLAKVNWVSLGGGIHFTGEGYPIDQFCARLKAFSERFGVQVYLEPGEAAITLSSSLEVTVLDTLYNGKNLAVVDSSIEAHMLDLLIYRLNAKMEPCNGEHTYMVCGKSCLAGDIFGEYQFDRPLAIGDRLSFIDAAGYTMVKKNWFNGLKMPAIAVRQLDGNVELVREFGFDDYLSSLS, encoded by the coding sequence ATGATCAAAACGCCGTACTACCTCATCGACAAACAGAAACTGCTGGTCAACCTGGAAAAGATCGCCTACGTGCGCGAGAACTCCGGGGCCAAGGCGCTGCTGGCGCTAAAGTGCTTTGCTACTTGGTCGGTATTTGACTTGATGCAGCAATACATGGACGGCACTACGTCGTCGTCGCTGTATGAACTCAAGCTCGGCCGTCAGAAGTTTGCCGGCGAGACTCACGCCTACAGCGTGGCTTGGGCTGATGATGAAATCGAAGAGATGGTCGAGAACTGCGACAAAATCATCTTCAACTCCATCGGCCAGCTGGAGCGTTTTGCCGACAAGACCGAAGGCAAAATTCGCGGCCTGCGCGTCAACCCGCAGGTGAGCAGCTCCGATTACCTGCTGGCTGATCCGGCGCGTCCGTTCAGCCGTCTGGGCGAGTGGGACCCGGCGAAGATTGAAGCGGTGATGGATAAGATCACCGGCTTCATGTTCCACAACAACTGTGAGAACAGCAGCTTTGAGCTGTTCGACAAGATGCTGACCACCATTGAGGAACGCTTCGGCCACCTGCTGGCCAAAGTGAACTGGGTCAGCCTCGGTGGCGGTATTCACTTCACCGGTGAGGGCTACCCGATTGATCAATTCTGCGCGCGCCTGAAAGCCTTCTCCGAGCGCTTTGGTGTGCAGGTGTATCTGGAGCCGGGCGAAGCGGCCATCACCCTCAGCTCATCGCTGGAAGTGACCGTCCTCGACACCCTGTACAACGGCAAGAATCTGGCTGTAGTCGACAGCTCCATCGAAGCACACATGCTCGATCTGCTGATCTACCGCCTCAACGCCAAGATGGAACCCTGCAACGGCGAGCACACTTACATGGTGTGCGGTAAGTCGTGCCTGGCGGGTGACATCTTCGGTGAGTACCAATTCGATCGTCCGCTGGCCATCGGCGATCGGCTGTCGTTTATCGACGCAGCAGGCTACACCATGGTCAAGAAAAACTGGTTCAACGGACTAAAAATGCCAGCCATTGCAGTGCGTCAACTCGACGGGAATGTCGAGCTGGTGCGGGAATTTGGCTTCGACGACTACCTGTCCAGCTTGTCCTGA
- a CDS encoding saccharopine dehydrogenase family protein: protein MKKNVLIIGAGGVAKVVAHKCAQHNDELGRISIASRNISKCQAIIDSVKAKGSLKQPAEIKAYALNALDIEATKALIRETESQIVINVGSAFLNMSVLRACLDTGAAYLDTAIHEEPGKICETPPWYGNYEWKHLQECKDKGLTAILGVGFDPGVVNAYAALAQQKYFDSIESIDILDVNAGSHGKYFATNFDPEINFREFTGQVWSWQNSQWTSNTMFEVKRTDDLPVVGVQNLYLTGHDEVHSLSKHLNVPNVRFWMSFGEHYINVFTVLKNLGLLSEQPVKTAEGLEVVPLKVVKAVLPDPASLAPGYTGKTCIGDVVKGTKDGQPAELFIYNVADHEEAYAETDSQGISYTAGVPPVAAALLVARGDWDVAHMANVEQLPAEPFLKLLDVMGLPTRIKDANGDRPWDQPA, encoded by the coding sequence TTGAAGAAGAACGTTCTTATCATTGGTGCAGGAGGTGTCGCCAAGGTGGTGGCCCACAAGTGTGCGCAACACAACGACGAACTCGGTCGTATCAGTATTGCGTCGCGCAACATCTCCAAATGCCAGGCCATCATCGACAGCGTAAAAGCCAAAGGCAGCCTTAAGCAGCCTGCGGAGATCAAGGCTTATGCCCTCAATGCGCTGGATATCGAAGCTACTAAGGCTTTGATCCGTGAGACTGAATCGCAGATCGTTATCAACGTCGGTTCAGCGTTCCTGAATATGTCCGTACTGCGTGCTTGCTTGGATACCGGCGCTGCGTACCTGGACACCGCTATCCATGAAGAGCCGGGCAAAATCTGTGAGACCCCGCCATGGTATGGCAACTACGAGTGGAAACACCTGCAAGAGTGTAAGGACAAAGGCTTGACGGCCATTCTTGGCGTCGGCTTTGATCCAGGTGTTGTAAACGCCTATGCCGCATTGGCCCAGCAGAAGTACTTCGACAGCATCGAGTCGATCGACATCCTCGACGTTAATGCTGGCAGCCATGGCAAATACTTCGCCACTAACTTCGACCCGGAAATCAACTTCCGTGAATTTACCGGCCAAGTCTGGAGCTGGCAAAACAGCCAGTGGACCAGCAACACAATGTTTGAAGTCAAACGTACCGACGATTTGCCGGTCGTTGGTGTACAGAATTTGTACCTGACAGGGCATGACGAAGTGCACTCCCTGTCGAAACACCTGAACGTGCCGAATGTGCGTTTCTGGATGAGCTTCGGTGAGCACTACATCAACGTGTTCACTGTGCTGAAAAACCTCGGCCTGCTCTCTGAGCAGCCAGTGAAAACCGCCGAAGGGCTGGAAGTGGTGCCGCTGAAAGTGGTGAAGGCTGTTCTGCCTGATCCGGCATCGCTGGCACCGGGTTACACCGGCAAAACCTGCATCGGTGATGTGGTTAAAGGCACTAAAGATGGTCAGCCTGCAGAGCTGTTTATCTACAACGTGGCGGACCACGAAGAAGCCTATGCTGAAACCGACAGCCAGGGCATCTCTTACACCGCAGGCGTTCCGCCAGTTGCAGCCGCGTTGCTGGTAGCCCGTGGTGATTGGGATGTGGCACACATGGCCAACGTTGAGCAACTGCCTGCCGAGCCGTTCCTCAAGCTGTTGGACGTGATGGGCCTGCCAACCCGGATCAAGGACGCCAATGGCGACCGTCCATGGGATCAGCCCGCCTGA